From the genome of Abyssicoccus albus, one region includes:
- a CDS encoding PH domain-containing protein, whose translation MGLFDQLMGNSSEQNPEDVQAEFDEYLLDDEIVEKSYILLRDLFVFTNKRILVIDKQGFSGKKIEFITIPYKNIRAFSVENAGTFDVEAELKLYVAGMPAPLLKTFDKNTNIKGLQQTISKHVL comes from the coding sequence ATGGGTCTATTTGATCAATTGATGGGTAACTCAAGTGAACAGAATCCAGAAGATGTTCAGGCAGAATTCGATGAATATTTATTAGATGATGAAATCGTAGAAAAAAGCTACATTTTACTAAGAGATTTATTTGTATTTACTAACAAAAGAATTTTAGTCATCGACAAACAAGGTTTCTCAGGTAAAAAGATTGAATTTATCACAATTCCATATAAAAATATCCGTGCTTTCAGTGTGGAAAATGCAGGGACGTTCGATGTTGAAGCAGAATTGAAGTTATATGTTGCAGGTATGCCGGCGCCATTGTTAAAAACATTCGATAAAAATACAAATATCAAAGGTTTACAACAAACGATTTCAAAACATGTTCTATAA